From the Spiribacter sp. 2438 genome, one window contains:
- a CDS encoding FKBP-type peptidyl-prolyl cis-trans isomerase — MHRLIIFSLLALVLIFVGARSCGLTPEQIEDRILLARINAEAGSAYRASNGQRSGVVTFDNGLQVEMLREGAGEIPGESSWVQVHYRGWHVDGREFDSSRRDPEPATVPVDRTIPGWQQVLNALPVGSEVRLVIPPDLAYGTSGGGQIGPEETLVFELQLRAIVEPQQPVEREAWEQPVPGL; from the coding sequence ATGCATCGACTCATTATTTTCAGTTTGCTGGCCCTGGTGCTGATCTTTGTCGGTGCCCGATCCTGTGGCCTGACTCCCGAGCAAATCGAGGACCGGATCCTGCTGGCCCGTATCAATGCCGAGGCGGGATCCGCTTACCGCGCCAGCAATGGTCAACGGTCCGGTGTCGTGACCTTCGACAATGGCCTGCAGGTGGAAATGCTCCGTGAGGGGGCGGGGGAGATTCCCGGGGAGTCCAGCTGGGTGCAGGTCCATTACCGGGGCTGGCACGTGGACGGACGGGAGTTCGACAGCTCCCGGCGCGACCCTGAGCCGGCGACGGTGCCCGTGGATCGCACCATCCCGGGATGGCAGCAGGTCCTGAACGCCCTTCCCGTGGGTAGTGAGGTGCGGTTGGTCATCCCGCCGGACCTGGCTTATGGAACCTCGGGGGGCGGCCAGATTGGCCCCGAGGAGACCCTGGTATTCGAACTGCAGCTGCGAGCCATCGTTGAGCCCCAGCAGCCGGTAGAGCGCGAGGCCTGGGAACAGCCAGTGCCGGGTCTCTGA
- the mnhG gene encoding monovalent cation/H(+) antiporter subunit G, translating to MTEGVIDILSALMLLTGSAFAVIGGIGIMRFPDVYTRLHAGGITDTLAPLLIVGGLVLQSGFSLLSFKLLLILLFLLFTTPTASHATARAAMAAGWRPLGKNSKKTDGEESSNT from the coding sequence ATGACTGAGGGAGTCATCGACATCCTGTCAGCCCTCATGCTGCTGACCGGCAGCGCCTTCGCCGTGATCGGCGGCATCGGGATCATGCGGTTCCCCGATGTTTACACACGGCTGCATGCCGGCGGCATCACCGATACGCTGGCGCCGTTGCTGATCGTCGGCGGACTGGTGCTTCAGTCCGGATTCAGTCTGTTGTCCTTCAAGCTCCTGCTCATTCTGCTGTTCCTGCTATTTACAACGCCCACGGCGTCTCATGCCACGGCCCGGGCAGCCATGGCAGCGGGCTGGCGGCCACTGGGTAAGAACAGTAAAAAGACGGACGGGGAGGAATCATCGAACACCTAG
- the pstC gene encoding phosphate ABC transporter permease subunit PstC has product MGIGTTTLLLMAVLAPLGLLAYRLGRGKAVNTIASGVRMHSRPQQYGWYSVVWMGLPALGVALLAALLSVTGLIAPARELVLVVSVAVALLGLAYGLRAVRPEVRARNALDTVIRLLLLSAALISIVTTISIVLSVLFEAMRFFRAVSVWEFVTGTVWSPGDTFLEAAGRGDEVEEGGSFFGSVPLFAGTFMVTAIAMATALPIGLLSAIFMSEYASRRQRSFAKPVLEILAGIPTVVYGFFAAVTVTPLVVNAANFFGLDASYSNILSPGIVMGIMIIPFISSLSDDVINSIPQSLREGAYALGTTHSETIKQVILPAALPGIISAFLLGVSRALGETMIVVMAAGVRPNLTWNPLEDMTTVTVNIVYSLTGDQAFDSPMTLAAFALGLVLFIVTLMLNLVSTYLVRRFKQKYD; this is encoded by the coding sequence TTGGGCATCGGGACGACGACTCTGCTGCTGATGGCGGTGCTGGCGCCACTTGGCCTGCTGGCCTATCGCCTCGGGCGCGGCAAGGCGGTGAACACCATCGCATCCGGCGTCCGCATGCATTCCCGGCCCCAGCAGTACGGCTGGTATTCCGTGGTCTGGATGGGCCTGCCGGCACTGGGCGTGGCGTTGCTGGCGGCCCTTCTCAGCGTTACCGGCCTCATCGCCCCGGCCCGGGAGCTGGTGCTGGTGGTGTCGGTGGCGGTGGCCCTGCTAGGTCTGGCCTACGGCCTGCGGGCCGTTCGCCCGGAAGTCCGGGCGCGCAACGCGCTGGACACGGTGATCAGGCTGCTGCTGCTAAGCGCGGCGCTGATTTCCATCGTGACCACCATCTCCATCGTGCTGTCCGTGCTGTTCGAAGCGATGCGCTTTTTCCGCGCCGTCAGCGTCTGGGAGTTCGTCACCGGAACGGTCTGGTCGCCCGGCGACACCTTCCTTGAAGCGGCCGGGCGTGGCGACGAGGTCGAGGAGGGCGGATCCTTCTTTGGCTCCGTGCCGCTGTTCGCCGGTACCTTCATGGTGACCGCCATCGCCATGGCCACGGCACTGCCCATTGGCCTGCTCTCCGCGATTTTCATGTCCGAATATGCCAGCCGCCGGCAGCGCAGCTTTGCCAAGCCGGTTCTGGAAATTCTCGCGGGCATCCCCACGGTGGTTTACGGTTTCTTCGCCGCGGTGACGGTAACGCCGCTGGTGGTCAATGCCGCCAATTTTTTCGGCCTGGATGCCTCCTACAGCAACATCCTGTCCCCGGGCATTGTCATGGGGATCATGATCATTCCGTTCATATCCTCGCTCTCGGACGACGTCATCAACAGCATTCCCCAGAGTCTTCGAGAGGGAGCCTATGCCCTCGGGACCACCCACTCCGAGACCATCAAGCAGGTGATTCTGCCGGCGGCACTCCCGGGTATCATTTCGGCCTTTCTGCTGGGGGTGTCCCGGGCCCTGGGCGAGACCATGATCGTGGTCATGGCCGCTGGGGTGCGGCCCAATCTCACCTGGAATCCGCTGGAAGACATGACCACGGTCACGGTGAACATCGTTTATTCCCTCACCGGCGACCAGGCGTTCGACAGCCCCATGACGCTGGCGGCCTTCGCGCTGGGCCTGGTGCTCTTTATCGTCACGTTGATGCTCAACCTGGTGTCCACCTACCTGGTGCGCCGCTTCAAGCAGAAGTACGACTAG
- a CDS encoding DUF4040 domain-containing protein: MLLLLLMVVGLGVVLTRDLLKATMLFAIYSLTIAGLFAALDAGDVALTEAAVGAGISTILILAVLALVPRHEKRRGGHNLAALFTVLVTGAALVYASLDLPEFGAADNPVHQHVGPYYIEQTYSDMGIPNLVAAVLAGYRSIDTMGEAVVILTAGIAVYALLSVPPRRRRKKGPPA, translated from the coding sequence GTGCTGCTGCTGCTGTTGATGGTGGTGGGCCTGGGCGTGGTGCTGACCCGGGATCTCCTCAAGGCCACCATGCTCTTTGCCATCTACTCGCTGACCATCGCGGGGCTGTTTGCGGCACTGGATGCGGGCGATGTGGCGCTGACCGAGGCCGCCGTTGGTGCCGGCATCAGCACCATCCTGATCCTCGCCGTGCTGGCACTGGTGCCGCGCCACGAAAAGCGTCGCGGCGGCCATAACCTGGCGGCGCTGTTTACCGTGCTGGTCACCGGGGCGGCACTTGTCTACGCCTCGCTGGACCTGCCGGAGTTCGGGGCAGCGGACAACCCGGTCCATCAGCATGTGGGTCCGTATTACATCGAGCAGACCTACTCGGACATGGGCATTCCGAATCTGGTGGCCGCGGTGCTCGCCGGGTACCGCTCCATTGACACCATGGGCGAAGCGGTGGTGATTCTGACTGCCGGGATCGCGGTTTATGCCCTGCTCTCGGTGCCGCCGCGCCGCCGTCGAAAGAAGGGACCCCCGGCATGA
- a CDS encoding tetratricopeptide repeat protein, with protein MRLRSLTVCLLLLVGTAAAAPAMDGPPEAAETRAHALLSQDPPDWTGARQAFRRAAEAGSATAMTHLGWIHEQGHGVPRDGERAAHWYSRAAMAGADAFALKVAWMYLAGDGVDRDRERAEHWFGHAIDAQHTPAKTAWASVLISDALGGRAPHRVFQAKGLLEEALDEGQIMAAYFLTRLYMEGIGDHPVDDQEAARYARIGADHGHGQMQGWLAFMYQQGQGVDADPVLAAKWANLAAAEGDPLGEQLRRRLDENLDDEDRAAARRLAVEWALGRP; from the coding sequence ATGCGGTTGCGCTCTCTCACCGTCTGCCTGTTGTTGCTGGTCGGCACCGCTGCCGCGGCCCCGGCGATGGACGGCCCACCCGAGGCGGCGGAGACCAGGGCGCACGCGCTGCTCTCACAGGATCCACCGGACTGGACGGGGGCGCGCCAGGCTTTCCGGCGGGCCGCGGAAGCCGGATCCGCCACCGCCATGACTCACCTGGGCTGGATCCACGAGCAGGGCCATGGTGTACCCCGGGATGGCGAGCGGGCAGCACACTGGTACAGCCGCGCGGCGATGGCGGGCGCCGATGCATTTGCGCTCAAGGTGGCCTGGATGTATCTGGCCGGGGACGGAGTGGACCGGGATCGCGAACGGGCCGAGCACTGGTTCGGTCACGCCATTGATGCCCAGCACACCCCGGCCAAGACCGCCTGGGCCTCGGTGCTGATCTCCGATGCCCTCGGCGGCCGCGCGCCCCATCGGGTTTTCCAGGCGAAAGGCCTGCTGGAAGAAGCCCTCGATGAGGGCCAGATCATGGCGGCCTATTTCCTGACGCGGCTCTACATGGAAGGCATCGGTGATCATCCGGTGGATGATCAGGAGGCGGCCCGCTATGCCCGCATTGGCGCCGACCATGGCCATGGGCAGATGCAGGGCTGGCTGGCGTTCATGTATCAGCAGGGACAGGGCGTGGACGCTGATCCGGTTCTGGCCGCCAAGTGGGCCAATCTCGCCGCAGCGGAAGGGGATCCGCTCGGTGAACAACTGCGGCGGCGGCTGGATGAAAACCTGGATGACGAGGATCGGGCGGCCGCGCGGCGTCTCGCCGTGGAATGGGCCCTCGGTCGTCCCTGA
- the phoR gene encoding phosphate regulon sensor histidine kinase PhoR: MGLLVGQPLLVLLMAALGALGFHGYQLYRLESWLRRSRRTSPPKATGLWGEVFDIMVRRQQRQRHRRHRLSGLLQRFRESANAMPDGTVVLDGNGAIQWWNRVATHYLALDWPRDQGVRIANLIRHPEFTGYLNRADWNEAVKIPAPRNARRMLEIRVVPYGLDQQLLLARDVTQVHRLETMRQDFVANISHEFRTPLTVLRGMTEQIADHEVGDDKPLGRSLTLMEEQIERMSLLVDDLLLLSRLETEAPAVEAMAVDMPSIVESAVEEARRFSSDQHELSTAVDPDLTVRGDADEIRSALSNLLTNAVKYTEPGGRITVDWHQEGSEACLAVTDTGRGIPPQHLPRLTERFYRVDPGGSGRAAGTGLGLAIVKHALSRHGATLDIESSPGEGSRFCCRFPEPVRGCAGADGRTIATRVS, from the coding sequence ATGGGTCTCCTTGTCGGCCAGCCGCTGCTGGTGCTGCTGATGGCGGCTCTGGGGGCACTGGGATTCCACGGCTATCAACTCTACCGCCTGGAATCGTGGCTGCGGCGTAGTCGGCGAACCAGCCCGCCGAAGGCCACCGGCCTGTGGGGCGAGGTGTTCGACATCATGGTGCGCCGTCAGCAGCGTCAGCGACACCGCCGTCACCGTCTCAGCGGCCTGTTGCAACGCTTCCGGGAGAGCGCCAACGCCATGCCCGACGGCACCGTGGTCCTGGATGGCAACGGTGCCATCCAGTGGTGGAACCGGGTGGCCACCCACTATCTGGCCCTCGACTGGCCCCGGGATCAGGGGGTGCGAATTGCCAACCTGATCCGGCACCCGGAGTTCACCGGTTACCTGAATCGGGCCGACTGGAACGAGGCGGTGAAAATTCCGGCGCCGCGCAACGCCCGGCGCATGCTGGAAATCCGCGTGGTGCCCTACGGTCTTGACCAGCAACTGCTGCTCGCCCGTGACGTGACCCAGGTGCACCGGCTGGAAACCATGCGCCAGGACTTCGTGGCCAATATTTCCCACGAATTCCGGACACCCCTGACCGTGCTGCGGGGCATGACCGAGCAGATCGCCGATCACGAGGTGGGTGACGACAAGCCACTCGGCCGATCCCTGACGCTGATGGAAGAGCAGATCGAGCGCATGAGCTTGCTGGTGGATGATCTGCTGCTGCTGTCCCGCCTGGAGACAGAGGCTCCGGCGGTGGAAGCCATGGCCGTGGACATGCCGTCGATTGTTGAGTCGGCCGTTGAGGAGGCCAGGCGCTTCAGCAGTGATCAGCATGAGCTCAGCACGGCGGTGGACCCGGACCTCACCGTTCGTGGCGATGCCGATGAAATCCGCAGCGCCTTGTCCAATTTGCTCACCAACGCTGTCAAATACACCGAGCCTGGCGGGCGAATCACCGTCGACTGGCATCAGGAGGGCAGCGAGGCCTGCCTGGCGGTCACTGACACCGGTCGGGGCATTCCCCCGCAGCACCTGCCAAGACTTACGGAGCGATTCTACCGGGTGGATCCGGGGGGCTCGGGGCGCGCCGCAGGCACCGGCCTGGGCCTCGCCATCGTCAAGCATGCCCTCTCCCGCCACGGCGCGACTCTCGATATCGAAAGCAGCCCGGGGGAGGGTAGCCGGTTCTGCTGCCGTTTCCCGGAGCCGGTTCGAGGTTGTGCCGGCGCAGACGGCCGCACCATCGCAACTCGGGTGTCCTGA
- a CDS encoding Na+/H+ antiporter subunit E: MVLRLLLQLHDSAGRWRGCPEIGTFRRMRYFVSLALLLALLWLGLSGVYKPLLLILGAASVALVVWLTERMEVLGAEHDPGTLSWRLGAYWIWLVWQVVLANIAVARAVLDPRRIRPRMISAPANQRTRVGQVTYGNSITLTPGTVTTRLDSDSRQLEIHALIPEAVADIEGGEMGRRVQWLEGKP; this comes from the coding sequence ATGGTACTGAGGCTTTTGTTACAGCTCCATGACAGCGCCGGGCGCTGGCGGGGGTGCCCGGAGATTGGTACATTTCGCCGCATGCGTTATTTCGTCTCCCTGGCTCTTCTGCTGGCGCTTTTATGGCTGGGCCTGTCGGGGGTTTACAAACCTCTGTTGCTCATCCTTGGCGCCGCGTCCGTGGCACTGGTGGTCTGGCTTACTGAGCGCATGGAGGTGCTGGGGGCGGAACATGACCCGGGGACCCTGTCCTGGCGACTGGGGGCCTACTGGATCTGGCTCGTCTGGCAAGTGGTGCTTGCCAACATCGCGGTGGCCCGGGCGGTCCTCGATCCCCGCCGCATCCGCCCGCGGATGATTTCGGCCCCGGCCAATCAGCGTACACGGGTCGGCCAGGTGACCTACGGCAACTCCATCACCCTCACCCCCGGTACCGTCACCACCCGTCTGGACAGTGATTCCCGACAGCTCGAAATCCATGCGCTCATCCCGGAGGCGGTGGCGGACATCGAGGGCGGAGAAATGGGGCGTCGGGTGCAGTGGCTGGAGGGCAAGCCATGA
- a CDS encoding substrate-binding domain-containing protein, protein MSHWKMITVAMVTGLALASTAAASEREQLRIVGSSTVFPFTSYVAEEFGAITGLRTPVVEATGSGGGMRLFCDGVGLNTPDINNASRRMKTSEFDRCQDNGVNDIVEAQIGADGIVVAQSIDNEPLALTREQLTLAVAAQVPRGGELVDNPYTHWNQIDDALPERRIEVLGPPSTSGTRDAFEELVMEAVSESLGYPRPYSRIRADGPYVDSGENDNLIVQRIRQNREAVGIFGFSFLEENRDTIAGATIDGAVPTVESISSGEYPVSRSMWLYIKAAHEAAVTGLDEFLDLFMDELMIGEGGLLVDEGLIPMPAEQRMEWRQRVEDRVTVSRSDLE, encoded by the coding sequence ATGTCCCATTGGAAGATGATCACTGTGGCGATGGTGACCGGACTGGCCCTGGCTTCGACGGCTGCGGCGTCCGAGCGAGAGCAGCTACGGATTGTCGGATCAAGCACCGTCTTTCCGTTTACCAGTTACGTGGCGGAGGAGTTTGGTGCCATCACCGGCCTTCGCACGCCGGTGGTCGAAGCCACCGGGTCCGGCGGTGGCATGCGCCTGTTCTGCGACGGCGTCGGGCTGAACACACCGGACATCAACAACGCCTCCCGCCGCATGAAAACCAGTGAGTTTGATCGCTGCCAGGACAATGGCGTCAACGATATTGTCGAAGCGCAGATTGGCGCCGATGGCATTGTGGTGGCTCAAAGCATCGACAACGAACCCCTCGCCCTGACCCGGGAACAACTGACCCTGGCCGTGGCCGCGCAGGTGCCCCGGGGAGGCGAGCTGGTTGATAACCCCTATACCCATTGGAATCAGATTGACGATGCGCTGCCGGAGCGCCGTATCGAGGTGCTGGGTCCGCCTTCCACCTCCGGCACCCGCGATGCGTTCGAGGAGCTGGTCATGGAAGCCGTCAGTGAAAGCCTGGGTTATCCGCGGCCCTACAGCCGAATCCGGGCTGATGGCCCCTATGTCGACTCCGGAGAAAACGACAACCTGATCGTTCAGCGGATTCGGCAGAACCGGGAAGCGGTGGGCATCTTCGGCTTCAGCTTTCTCGAGGAAAACCGCGACACCATTGCCGGTGCGACCATTGATGGCGCCGTGCCCACCGTCGAGAGCATTTCCAGCGGCGAGTATCCGGTGTCCCGCTCCATGTGGCTCTACATCAAGGCGGCCCATGAGGCAGCGGTCACTGGGCTGGATGAGTTTCTGGATCTATTCATGGATGAGCTGATGATCGGTGAGGGGGGTCTGCTGGTGGACGAAGGTCTGATCCCCATGCCGGCAGAGCAGCGAATGGAGTGGCGTCAGCGGGTGGAAGACCGGGTAACCGTGAGCCGCTCTGACCTGGAGTAA
- a CDS encoding monovalent cation/H+ antiporter complex subunit F, protein MMDAVLLATILAIFTTMALALWRAIAGPSVYDTIVGVNVFGTKTVLLIALITYFGGNDDLIDVAIVYALINFLAVIAVLKLVRHRDLAAAPEKADD, encoded by the coding sequence ATGATGGACGCGGTGCTGCTGGCCACCATTCTGGCCATTTTCACCACCATGGCGCTGGCGCTCTGGCGGGCGATCGCCGGCCCATCGGTGTACGACACTATTGTCGGGGTCAACGTGTTCGGCACCAAAACCGTCCTGCTGATTGCGCTGATCACCTATTTCGGCGGCAACGACGATCTGATCGATGTCGCCATCGTCTACGCACTCATCAACTTCCTGGCGGTCATCGCGGTGCTCAAACTGGTCCGCCACCGGGATCTGGCGGCGGCACCGGAGAAGGCCGATGACTGA